A segment of the Leptolyngbya sp. CCY15150 genome:
CTGTACGCCGATGATTTTTATCAAAGTTTATTTGGCGAAGATGAAGACGGCTCTCTCACGGAGCGATCGCCTAGCCTGGCGGATGATTTTACGGCCGAGGCCCCAGAAGACCTGGGTGGTGATGCCACAGATGTCAATGACGTGTCTAACCTTCGCCCGTACCGCTTTGGTCTTGAGGAAGATGAAGTCCTCAATGACGACCTATTTGGTGGATTGTCTGACCCGGCTGAGCAACGGGCAACCGAGACCGGCGAGCAAGCTGACCTAGAAGATACTGACCTAGAAGGTAGGGAGGCCAGTGATTCAGACCTAGACCTAAACCGTGATGAATCGCTGTCTGGACTATCCACCCAGGCTCTCCAAGATCTCTTCCCAGACAATGAACCGCTGTTTTCAGACTACGACAATAGCCAAGCAGCGATCGCCTTGGATGGTGACGAAGAGGAGCGTTTGGGCTTCCTCGACTCCGATGCTCCGATCACAGAGCGCGACTTGGCCCTAGAGGATGATGCTCAAGACAGCGACTGGAGTGATACCCCTCTGGTTGATCCCGAGCACATGATTACTCGACTCACAGATCTGATTGAACCCAGCGAACTGCCGGCCTTCCTGGATACCAGCCAAGCGCTTTCAGGCGACGACGATCGCTACATGCCCGCCTCCCCCGACGAAGACCTGCTGGGCGGTGAGGAGTTCGATATCGCCCCCAGTGAGCTGATTCACATTGACGACACGACCCTCAATCAACTGGAAAACGATTTATCAAGCCTTGAAAATCCAGACTCGCCATTTCCCATTGATCCCAATACTGAGCTGAGTGCGACCTTAGAGCGCTGGGATGGAGCAGCAGCGCCATGGATGGATGAGCTAGGGCTCGCTGATCCCAACATGCCGGATGCTCGTCTGGATGAGGAGGTCACGGAAACGGTTCCAGACGCGGTTGATCAGGCTCGCCCAGAGATGCCCGACGAAGACGCCATGTCCGGTCTAGACTTCGCAGCAGATATGGGGGATGCGCTTAACTATGATCTGGAGGCAGACCAAAGCAGTCTAGATGAATTCGGTCTAGATGAATTCGGTGACGAAGACCTGGCGGCAGATGAGCATCAACCGGCAGCCATGGATGACCAGCCAGACGACGACGTTCGTCCCTTGGATAATCTTGCTGATGTCTGGGCCGCTTTACGAGAAACCCCCTCGGAGCTTGAGGCACCGGCAGCGTCTCCGGAAGCGTCTGAGGATGCCGCAGAGGGTCTAACCCTTGATGCTATCGGCAATGACTGGGAAGACGCCGAAGACTATCTTTCGTCCGTTGAGCAGGATCATTCTCCTGACCAAGATGATTCTCCTGCCGATGCAGATCGATCGGCTGATGTGTTCGGCGGTTGGGAGACCGATGCATTCACGGATGACGTCACGGATGACGTCACAGATGAAGCAGCCACGGATGCTGGCCGTTCAGAAGGGGCGATCGCTGATCACGAACCTCATTTTCCCGATACCAGTGAGCTGGCGTTTGAAGACGATGACGCCGCTCTCTTTGGGGCAAGTTTTGACGACGGTGAGGGTGGAATTTTTGACACCTTTGACACAGAAGACCAGCTCTCTGACGATGCTGAAGCCCTGTTTGATGCCGATGATGCCCAAGTCCAGACCGTGGATGTGGATGATCTGCTGCTGCCCGATGAGCCGGCTCCAGCGCCAGCATCTCCTGTTGATCAGCCATCGGTTGACCAAGAAACCCTTCCGGCTGCAGAAACAGCTTGGATAGATGACGATACCCATAACATCGAAGCGTTACTGCTGAACAGTGATGATCCTGTGCCTGCCGATGATTCCGCAGAAGCGGCTTGGAACGATGCTGATGCCGATACCATCGAGGGTTTACTTCTCAGTAGCGATACCTCAGACGTTGTGGAAGAAGAGGCGATCGCTGCCCCCGTCGTTGATCCTGAACCCACCTTAGGGGATTGGTTTTTATTTGATGAAGACGCGCCCGATCTGCCTGCAGCCCTCGACGAGGATGCCCTCATCGAAACGCTGCTGGAAGAAACACCCGAGGACGAAACGCTAGAGGACGAAACGCCCGAAAATCTGGATGAAACGCCCGAGAACCTAGACGATGTCTTCGAAACGGTGCAGGATACTTCGTTCATCCCTGAGCCTCACGAAACATCCGCGCCTCCCCCACCGGAACCGGTGGAAGAAACCCTAGCTGAGCTGTTTTCCGAACCCGAAACCTCTGCGCCGCCCCTTGACCTTGGCGATGAGTTTACCCTCGATACCCTGCTGGAGCGGGTCTTAGATGGAGAAACACCGTCTGCCGATGCCCTAGACAGGCCATCAGAGATGCCGGCAGCAGCCGAGGATAGCGCCGCCCTGTTTCCTGAAACGGGTGAACCTGAAACGAGCGAAACCTTAGAGGGCTGGTTTACTGATGACTTGGAGGACACCTCGATGGATGTGGCTCCGACAAGCGATCGCCCCAACCCACCTACCTGGGATGATGATCAGGATGAGCCGTTCAACGATGACTTAGACAGTATGTTCGGGGATGCCAGCATTCTCGATGAGAACCCCGAGTCGATGGATAGCTTATTTGGCGATTTCGATGACGAGGTAGCCGACTCTACCCTCAATGACTTCGCCGATGCTTTTGCCGAAGAGGATCAAGAGCCGGTGCCGCAACCACCTGAGGCGGAGACCTCTCTGGATGACTTATTTGGAGACATGTCTGCAGATACCGAGGATGGCTTTGGGGAAGCGGCTGAATCGTCTCCATTGTCGAATGCAGAGACTTCTCTGGATGACTTATTTGGCGATATCCCTGATGATCTGGGTGATAGCCCAGAGCGGTCGGCTGATCTGTCTGCCGATGATCTGTCGGACGATCTGTCTGCGAATCTTGAGACATCACCTCAATACACCATCGATGACCTCGATGATTTCTTTGGCGCGGAAGACGTCCCCGAGACGCCGGAAAAAAAAAGCCCATGAGGCAAGCTATTACCTGGATGGGCGATCGCTCTCCCCTAGACCATGATTCCCCCTGGTTTCTAGCCATCGACTTGGGTAGCACCCAACTCTCGGCGATGCTCGTCAATCGCCAAACCCGCACCCTGCACCCTATCTACTGGTTTAGCGTTTCCGCCCAGGCGGGAGCCTCCAAGTCCTTTGGGCTGCCCACCTCGGTCTATTTATCGATGACGACCCCGGCATTGTCCCCAGCCAGCGATCGCTCCACCGAGCCACAGATCACCCCACTGGCGGTAGGTGCCAAAGCCGATGAACTCGCCGATCTCAATCCAGCCACGGCTGGTAACCCGCACCCTGCTGAAGGCAATCAGCACCAGCGCATGTTGCTGCGCCATCTGAAAGCCCATGTCCTGAATCCCGCCGAGCACCTTAAGGAGCGCGATCTACAGGCGGCCTGCAGCATTGTGCTGGCCACCCTCAGCGGTTTTCGCGGCGATCTGCTCTCACCAGCCACGGTTCAATGTGGGGCAGAAGGATTGACCTCGGGGGTAGTGCAGACGGTGCTGAGGCAGTTAGGTGGCGTTCTAGTCAGCAGCCCGCTCACGGTGGATGAAACCTATGAGCGATCGCTCTGTGAGGCCATCCTCCAGGCTAAACTCGTGCCGTCTCGTCAGTCCATTGGCGTGATCAACGATGGCAGCGCCCTCCTCGCGGCCCAGCGCTGGTTTATCGAGCCTGCCAATCCGCCGGTGACAGCATCGACGTCATCCTTTAGTGTGGTTTGTTCTACCGGGGCGATCGCGACGGAACTGATTGCCTTGCAGCATGACCAAGTCATCCAGGTTCAGGCCTATCCCTATGGGGATCAGGCCATTCAGCAAGATGTGATTCACCTGCTGCTGGATAGTCTGACGACCTCCGCCAATATTGCCGTTGCGCCCTATGGCCCCGACCTCGATGCTGCCCGCCCGCCCTTGCTGACGGCGTTCCTCTCCCCTAGGGATCAAGAAGCGATCGCTCAGGACGGTCTAGCGGCCTGCCTAACCTATGACCTTGATGCCCTGCCCAGACTAGGCCAGGTAGACGCCAGCCAACGCCAGGTCTGGCAAACTCACCTAGATACCACGGCTCTAGGGCGATCGCTGCAGCAGCTTGCCCAGCGCATCTTGCGATCGCTCAGCGACCATCCAGTCCTGCAGCTTCAGGTGGGCAGCTACGCCGGGTTGATGACGCGTCAAACCTTGGAGCATCACATTCTTTGGCCCTACCTGCACAATCTTGATCCTGTGGTCGTGCGCTTGCTGGAAGAGCTGGCCATGCCCCCCCAAGCCATCGAGCAGGTGATCTGCGGCGGCTTGCTGTATCACCATGGGGCGATCGCCCGCTGGCTCCAAGAAAAGTTTCCCCATGCCCAAGTGGAGGTGGCTCGCATTGCCCCCCCTCGCGTCATGCCCGCCCTCGCTTCTCCCCAGGGATGCGATCGCCCTAGCCCCATCGTCTACGGCATGGGGATTGTGTTGCTATCCCCATCACCTTCCCTAGAGACCCAGACTTAGGTTTCCGACGTAGGAGATGTTTTCCCGAGGAGAGGCGCTAGGTAGGCCACCAAGGCTCCAAGGGTAAATCCTGCCACGTTTCGTAAAACCGGCAGCCAGTCAGGCGTACGGGTTACCACGGGCCCCAGACCGAAGGCGATGAACAGAATGCCCCAGAGCGGCGAAAAAATGAGCGCCCACTGCCATGCAAAGGGCTGCCCTTCCTGTCGAGGCTGGGCTGCAAAACCGAGAACCACCCCGCCAAGAATAGAGGTAATCAGAGTCAAAATCCACTGCTCCCTAGGTAGCCCTGGCACCACCTGACAACCACCTCGTCGTAGGCAGACCTGAATGGATTCTAGCGCCGAGATGATGGAACGATCTTCGCCATTGTCTCGCACAAAAAACTGATTGCCGTAGCGGGTTTGTAGCTCAATCCAAAAGGTGCGGGGCAGCAGGTCATACAGATCATCGCCGACGCTAAAGTTCAGCAAGTTTCCGCCCCGAGGATCCGCCACCAGCAGCACACTGCGTTGATCTAAACCCCAAAAATCTTTGACCGATCGACCGGGGGTGCGATCAAACTGCGTCAACACCCGCAGCTTCCATCCCGTTTCTGACTCAAAGGCCGATAGGGCTTGATCAAGTTCGTCTTGTTGAACACTAGCCAGTGAATCCGCTAGGTCAATGACGTTGGTGGGAGCCTCTGGCAACAAATCAGGATTTTCATAGGCATGGGCTGTTGGAGCGATCGCCCAGCTACAAAGAATGAGAACAACGGTGGCGCAGAGAACACCAATCGGGCGGAAGGCAGCATGAATCATGGGTATTTTTAAAGCAAAAAGGTGCGAAAACAGGGCCAGCCTCAAACCAAAGGAACGAGATCGGCCCAGCCGTGACCGGACTAGCAAACAATGTACCGAGCAAGATCAACGCTGTTGAGTTGTCCATGGGCGATCGCAGATTAGAAAACCTGCTCTCTACGCCCAAGCCATCTTCGCGCATCAGGAGACGGGCGTCGTCACCTCGGTAACATGAACCGTCGTCAACCCGGATCTTTACACTTGTTTACCTGATTCTAATACTAAAGTTCCTTCGAGGGGTGCGTCAATTCTCGAAAGAACGTGAGTTCGATGACGTTAGAAAGCCAGAAACCCCTGCTCTTTGGGCAATGACCGACATGTTCAGGCTGAACTAGCCCAGCCCATATCTCATCCTTCCACCAGCTCAAGATGAACGCAGCGGTGGATCATCTCCGTCGAACGCATCTTCAAACGAGGTGTCTGCTAGCGCCAGTTTTCAAGAGGCTCTTCTGGGACATGGTCAAGCCAATCTTCGCCAACCCGAATCGTCAGGTCAGACTCAAGATCGCCCGTTGATGCTGCTACTACCGTCCCTACGCCTAACACGGTTTCTAGCGACGTAGCTCCGCTATAGTCCCCCCGCTGCACAATAATCTGCGTTTGGGACTGGGGTGAGGGCCAGTCTTGCACCACGTAGACATGGTCAAACCCTTGGTCATAGAGATAGTTCAGAACTTGGGTCGCAATTTGGGGTTCACCGGAGGCATTTTGGACAGCAATGCGCAAATCTTGAACCGACTGACGATCAAAACGACTGGCTAAGCCCGACGCACGCACATCGAAATAGTCAGCTAAAACCTGATCGCGACCGTTGATGTCCATGAGCCAATAGCTGGCGATGAACTCATCCGGTGAACTAAACCGCCCTGGCAGCATGACCATCCGAAAATCTTCTGACGTCAAGTCTAAGCCAAAGTCTACAAGGGCTAACATTTCCTCCACCGTCAGATTGGTGTCAATGTAGCTCTGCAGCAGATCGACTGCCTGAGGTACTTGGGGCAAAAAGCTAGGGCTTGTGAGGCGATCGCGTAGGGCACGGATGAGCTGCTGCTGGCGCTGTACCCGGCCAATATCGCCATAGCCATCGTTGCGGAAGCGGACAAATTGTTCGGCTTGGTCGCCGTTCAGCACCTGTTGCCCTTGCTGTAGGTCAATCTCAAGCCCTTGGGTTTGGTCGGTGTATTGCATATCGTAGGGCACAAACACCTCAACCCCGCCCACAAGGTCTACCAGTTGACGAAAGGCTTCGGTATTGACGCGCACGTAGCGATCAATCTCGATGTCATTCAGATTGGCGCTGACCACATCGGCAGCCATACGTGCGCCACCCATGGCGTTAGCGTGGTTGACCTTGGTTACCCCTTGAAAGGGAATATCGACCTGAGTGTCGCGAGGAATGGATAGAACATTGATCGTTTGCGATTCTGGCTCTAAACGCACCAACAGCATCGTATCGCTGCGTCCGTCCATGGGATTGCCCGCCCCCTCATCCAACGGCTCATCCACCCCCATCACCAGAATGTTAATGGGACGCGTGATCGGATAATGTACACCCTTACGCCATAGATCGAGTACGGAAAAATCTTGCAGAGGCTGGTCAGGAATCAAGTTCACCGAAGCCGGCGTAAACAAAGCTACCGTAGCTCCCAAGACCGCGGACGTGCCAACTGCCGTTGCTAAGACAAGCGATCGCTGAATCCATTGACTCATCCTCATACCCACCCGCCCCGTTGCAGCGTCGGGGAGACTCGCAGACAGACTAACCGTAGCTGGCCCCGTAGCTGGGCGATCGCCCACCGCTGTTGCCTTTTCAGGTGCTCGTTTCGGAAACTCATTAGATTCTTGATTCACTCCATCCCTCACACTTATCTCACACTGGTTTGGTATCACACACGCACCCATAGGTAGACCCCTAGTCAAGAGCAATGTATAGTTTTGTGTGCGATCGCTCTCCGCGATTATATCCGACAGTTTTGGTTACCGGTGTCTAACGTTGTACGATCTGGTTTAGATTTCGCTTAGATTTTGCGAGAATTCATCGATCGCTCCCCTCAGATGCAGCACCTAGCTAGATGGCTGAGTTATAACGGCTATGGGTTAGCGAGAGGATTCATGTCACTCTTCAACCATGGGGAGCAGGGATCCGTGAACTCTGGTTTCAGCACCTAGTATTCCCTCCCCATGCACCTGCCTGTCGATCTGCGTTAGGCGGATCAGTCTGCTGTATTCAAGTCCTATGTTGAGGCAAATCAACTGATGATACCCGTGATTTTGGCTGGCGGAAAAGGTGAGCGCTTTTGGCCCCTGAGTCGGCGGCAGCGTCCCAAGCAGTTTCTCAGTTTAGATGGCAGTGGTCTCAGCCTTCTCCAGTCCACCGCTGAGCGCTTGTTGCCGCTGACCGATGGCTGGGATGGACTATGGGTGATTACAGCGGCCCATTTAGCCGACGGAGTGCGTCACCAGCTCCCCGATCTACCGGAGACAAATTTGCTGGTAGAGGTGGAGGGACGGGATACGGCTCCGGCGGTAGCCTGGGCTACCTTGGAAATTGCCAAACGCCATGGGGAGGATGCGATCGTTGGATTTTTCCCCGCTGACCATTGGATTGGCGATCAGGCTGCCTTTCAAACCACGCTGAAAACCGCTGCTCAGGTGGCGCAAGACCACGGGGCGATCGCCACCCTAGGCATTAGTCCCACCTATGCTTCCACTGGCTATGGATACATTGAGCAGGGCGATACCCTCAGCACCTTGAACGGGCTCACGGCCTACAGCGTCGATCGCTTCACCGAAAAACCCGATCGGGAAACGGCAGAGGAGTTTCTAGCCAGCGGTCGCTTTAGCTGGAATAGCGGCATGTTCATTTTCCAAGCCGGGGTGACCTTGGCAGAGCTGCGCCACCACGCGCCAGACATTATGGAACCGCTAAGCCAGTTTGGCCCATCGATCTATCCCCAAATTCCTAAAAAGAGTATCGACTATGCCTTGATGGAAAAAACCCAGCGGGCCTGTGTGATTCCGGCAGATTTTGGCTGGGATGACCTGGGAGACTGGAATGCCCTAGAGCGGCTGCTGAAAACCGAGGCGGCCAATGTGGAAGTGGGGCAGCATGTGGGGCAAGATAGCCAGGGCTGTGTGTTTTATGCCAGTGATGATGATGAACTGATCGTCACCATTGGTTTAGACGATACGGTGGTGGTGCGAGACGGCCACGTGACGCTAATTGTCAACAAGCACCGCACCCAGGAGATTAAGCAGGTCTTAAAGCTGATTCAGGATCGGCAAGATTGGCATCATCATCTTTAAGGGGAACGGCAGCTCCGCTGACGGAGGATCTGGCTGGGAAAGAGCTGCACCTTGACGCTGTCGTGGAGAAACCTCTGCCGTGGAGTCCAGATCCTAGCCAGATCCTAGGCTGAGCGACATTCATGGATCGGAGGATCTCCGCCTTGGATACCATCGCCGGAGGAGCAGCAGAGTACACTAGAGCAGGGGATGAGGCGATCGCCCCTGGGGATGCTCTGGGCCATTTCGTAGCACAATAAAGCATGAATCCCTCCGGCTTGCTAGCCGCCCCGCTCTTTGACCGACAAGGATAATGTTGATGAAGCGTCCAGACCGATCCCAAACTCCCGGTTTATTGCCCAGCTTGGCGCTGGCCTTGCTGTTGTCGGTAACCGCGACGGTGCTCCCTCAGACCCAGTCTGGCGCGATCGCCCAAACCGCTGAGCAACCCACCGATCTGGATCAACGCTTAGCCGATATCGATCGCACCACCACGCTGTTCAACGCCATGTTGATTGTGCTGGCACTACTGCTAGGGTCGGCGATTATCGGCCTATGGCTTTTGCGGCGATCGGTGGTGCGCGAGGTGACCATTTTGGTGAAGGATCACCTCAATGATCTGACGGATTTGGAAGATCGGATTGCCGCCGCCCATAAGGAATTGCGATCGCTCCTCAAGGAAACGGAAGCCCTATCCGAGGAGCTGGACGAGGGCGTCATTGGCTTCCAGCGAGAAGTCAAGCAGCGGCGGGAGGAGCTACAGCGGCTGAGTACGGAGGTGGGTCGGCTCAAGGAAAAGGCCCTGGATGAGCTGGATGAACATCTAGAACATTTTGAGAAACAAACCCGCTCCTATGAGGTGGAACTATCGACCCAGTTGGCCGACGTACAGAAGGCGATCGCCGACGACCAAGCCCAGTCCCACAGCAGCCTAGACCAAGCCGAGCAGGCCTTCGCCACCCGCCTGCAAGAGCTACATAAACAGGCTGGTCAGCACCAAAAGCAGGTAATCGATCGCCTCACCCACCTAGAGCAAGATTTTGTGCCGCAGTTGGATATGGTGCGCGAACGCACGGAAGCTCAGATCCAGCGGCAGGCGAACTTGATGATCGACAATCTCAGTCAGGTGGAGTCTGGATTTACCGATCAGATTTCTAGCTTGGTGGGTCGGGCCCAGGCAGAGCAGACGAGTATTATTGCCAATCTCAAACAGCAGGCGGCAGAATTTCTATCCCAGTTCAACGGCATTCAGTCGGAGGTACAAAACCAAAAAACGGCGGTTTTGCAAGGGCTGCGTAAACAAGAAGCCGATTTTGTTGCTCAGTTTTCTGGGGTGCAGGCGGAGGTGCAGAGCCGGCGAGATTTGGTGGTCACCCAGCTTGAAACGGCTACAGGTGAATTTCGCGCTCAGTTCGACACCCTCTCTAGCAACATTCGTCAGCAGTCCGACTCGATTTTGG
Coding sequences within it:
- a CDS encoding TPM domain-containing protein yields the protein MIHAAFRPIGVLCATVVLILCSWAIAPTAHAYENPDLLPEAPTNVIDLADSLASVQQDELDQALSAFESETGWKLRVLTQFDRTPGRSVKDFWGLDQRSVLLVADPRGGNLLNFSVGDDLYDLLPRTFWIELQTRYGNQFFVRDNGEDRSIISALESIQVCLRRGGCQVVPGLPREQWILTLITSILGGVVLGFAAQPRQEGQPFAWQWALIFSPLWGILFIAFGLGPVVTRTPDWLPVLRNVAGFTLGALVAYLAPLLGKTSPTSET
- a CDS encoding LCP family protein, with protein sequence MNQESNEFPKRAPEKATAVGDRPATGPATVSLSASLPDAATGRVGMRMSQWIQRSLVLATAVGTSAVLGATVALFTPASVNLIPDQPLQDFSVLDLWRKGVHYPITRPINILVMGVDEPLDEGAGNPMDGRSDTMLLVRLEPESQTINVLSIPRDTQVDIPFQGVTKVNHANAMGGARMAADVVSANLNDIEIDRYVRVNTEAFRQLVDLVGGVEVFVPYDMQYTDQTQGLEIDLQQGQQVLNGDQAEQFVRFRNDGYGDIGRVQRQQQLIRALRDRLTSPSFLPQVPQAVDLLQSYIDTNLTVEEMLALVDFGLDLTSEDFRMVMLPGRFSSPDEFIASYWLMDINGRDQVLADYFDVRASGLASRFDRQSVQDLRIAVQNASGEPQIATQVLNYLYDQGFDHVYVVQDWPSPQSQTQIIVQRGDYSGATSLETVLGVGTVVAASTGDLESDLTIRVGEDWLDHVPEEPLENWR
- a CDS encoding mannose-1-phosphate guanylyltransferase, translated to MIPVILAGGKGERFWPLSRRQRPKQFLSLDGSGLSLLQSTAERLLPLTDGWDGLWVITAAHLADGVRHQLPDLPETNLLVEVEGRDTAPAVAWATLEIAKRHGEDAIVGFFPADHWIGDQAAFQTTLKTAAQVAQDHGAIATLGISPTYASTGYGYIEQGDTLSTLNGLTAYSVDRFTEKPDRETAEEFLASGRFSWNSGMFIFQAGVTLAELRHHAPDIMEPLSQFGPSIYPQIPKKSIDYALMEKTQRACVIPADFGWDDLGDWNALERLLKTEAANVEVGQHVGQDSQGCVFYASDDDELIVTIGLDDTVVVRDGHVTLIVNKHRTQEIKQVLKLIQDRQDWHHHL